In Drosophila takahashii strain IR98-3 E-12201 chromosome 4, DtakHiC1v2, whole genome shotgun sequence, one DNA window encodes the following:
- the Asator gene encoding tau-tubulin kinase homolog Asator isoform X5, whose amino-acid sequence MLNVVSKSGEDVSNDENASAPDDGNHTCQPPSNQEQYISLSRGCQKNLLRLHPPPPSKPPPLAGAILQSRLLQHISPGANAVDADALEEYRYPNVLQRSATLPAKHNRLGVRSRVTFKVPSSTTPAPDPDPDPDSPRNQVAAAEKARIVVGPKEKESCKMTSEDLLQPGHVVKERWKVVRKIGGGGFGEIYEGQDLITREQVALKVESARQPKQVLKMEVAVLKKLQGKEHVCRFIGCGRNDRFNYVVMQLQGKNLAELRRAQPRGAFSLSTTLRLGLQILKAIESIHSVGFLHRDIKPSNFSVGRLPYNCRRVYMLDFGLARQYTTGTGEVRCPRAAAGFRGTVRYASINAHRNREMGRHDDLWSLFYMLVEFVNGQLPWRKIKDKEQVGLTKEKYDHRILLKHLPSDLKQFLEHIQSLTYADRPDYAMLIGLFERCMKRRGVKESDPYDWEKVDSAAIGNISTTAGNPSVPVKNDYMHGNITQMTVAASNASGTEYVRKRADIETAHITATEPLHIKEKVDRNCNATSLAPQPKGSGDANVQHGYAANNQNITPKGMLQQQSTLATNSQAAIPNVQSASMKSPMVGIGGHDVQVMVPQSAINSKTSQPQNGAGSFSTTNQNNSAPVYGNSYPQLEDKAPTKFLPTKPNADCESTVDVAAKSLFEPKNTNATESASKPSLCGVEPQQKSQVKKMNSPESANNALQKPEAETNDKGSEAKRASEEQKSTFGRLRVLTAPPMSVHDLTGGGGHSPQGPDLSVKQEQYATSTNAGLAAGNSSSSKFSINQHGQIFGMAVMPPVNRRSATSTNLRPSSSGANTSSVQRINSGSTGGGGVGTGSNTARSSVAGDHSVTQFALIDDENVSALQQVTKGGALTLASQWKSQFDDSEDTTDNEWNREPQSQPNLEQLVKLDISLPLNEANQFSPNVVADTGKSTNFPIEGKDRPKRYTLNITGIENYEALRISIPHCWSEPAMGISHGYSKECLCARNLFRNHSFGES is encoded by the exons atgttgaatGTTGTGAGTAAGAGTGGAGAAGATGTCTC AAACGACGAAAATGCATCTGCGCCAGACGACGGTAATCACACATGTCAGCCTCCTTCCAACCAGGAGCAGTACATAAGTCTTAGCCGAGGTTGCCAGAAGAACCTGTTAAGGCTTCATCCCCCGCCGCCATCAAAACCGCCGCCGCTCGCGGGTGCCATCCTGCAATCCCGTCTATTACAGCACATTAGCCCGGGCGCAAATGCAGTAGACGCAGATGCACTAGAGGAGTACCGATACCCAAATGTCCTGCAGCGGTCGGCCACTTTGCCAGCAAAGCACAACCGCCTAGGGGTTCGCAGCCGCGTGACCTTCAAAGTGCCATCGTCCACAACCCCTGCACCTGATCCCGATCCAGATCCTGATTCACCGCGAAATCAGGTCGCTGCCGCCGAAAAGGCTAGAATCGTGGTAGGTCCCAAGGAGAAGGAATCTTGCAAAATGACTTCCGAAGATTTGCTGCAGCCGGGCCATGTTGTAAAGGAACGTTGGAAG GTGGTGCGTAAAATCGGTGGAGGCGGTTTTGGAGAAATTTACGAGGGACAAGACCTTATAACACGAGAGCAGGTCGCACTTAAAGTTGAGTCCGCGCGGCAGCCCAAGCAGGTCCTTAAAATGGAAGTCGCCGTTCTAAAGAAATTACAGGGAAAGGAGCACGTATGTCGATTCATCGGATGTGGACGAAATGATCGATTTAACTATGTGGTGATGCAGCTTCAAGGGAAGAATTTAGCTGAGCTCCGCCGGGCTCAGCCGCGAGGCGCATTTTCGCTTAGTACAACACTTAGGTTAGGGTTACAAATTCTAAAGGCCATTGAATCTATACATTCTGTGGGATTTCTTCATCGTGATATTAAACCG agCAACTTCTCCGTGGGTCGTTTGCCTTATAATTGTCGACGCGTCTATATGCTAGACTTTGGATTGGCGCGTCAGTACACCACTGGTACCGGAGAGGTTCGGTGTCCAAGAGCAGCAGCTGGGTTTCGGGGCACGGTTCGTTATGCTTCTATTAATGCACATCGCAACAGGGAAATGGGACGTCACGACGATCTGTGGTCTTTGTTCTATATGCTCGTAGAATTCGTAAATGGGCAACTGCCAtggcgaaaaataaaagacaagGAACAAGTTGGGTTGACAAAGGAAAAGTATGACCACAGAATACTGTTAAAACATTTGCCGTCAGACTTAAAGCAATTTCTAGAGCATATTCAATCTCTTACCTATGCAGACAGACCGGACTACGCG ATGCTCATCGGTTTATTTGAGCGATGTATGAAAAGACGCGGCGTCAAGGAGTCTGACCCTTATGACTGGGAAAAAGTGGATTCCGCGGCTATTGGCAACATAAGTACAACAGCAGGCAATCCATCAGTTCCTGTTAAAAACGATTACATGCACGGAAATATAACACAAATGACTGTGGCAGCATCTAACGCCAGCGGAACGGAATAC GTGCGAAAGAGAGCTGATATCGAAACCGCTCATATTACAGCGACCGAGCCCTTGCATATAAAGGAAAAA gttgATAGAAACTGCAACGCAACCTCACTAGCACCTCAACCAAAAGGATCTGGCGATGCCAACGTACAACATGGTTATGCAgcaaataatcaaaacatcACACCAAAAGGAATGCTGCAACAGCAGTCTACGTTAGCCACAAACTCCCAAGCGGCAATACCAAATGTCCAAAGTGCTTCAATGAAGTCTCCAATGGTGGGAATAGGAGGCCACGATGTGCAGGTAATGGTTCCACAGTCAGCAATTAATTCAAAGACCTCGCAACCCCAAAACGGGGCTGGATCGTTTTCAACAACGAACCAAAACAATTCTGCGCCGGTGTACGGAAATTCT TATCCACAGTTGGAAGATAAAGCACCAACAAAGTTTTTACCAACGAAACCAAATGCCGATTGCGAAAGTACAGTTGACGTCGCTGCTAAGAGTTTATTTGAACCGAAAAACACAAATGCCACTGAGAGTGCTAGTAAACCTTCCCTGTGCGGGGTCGAACCGCAGCAAAAGTCGCAAGTGAAAAAAATGAATTCACCGGAGTCCGCCAATAATGCATTGCAAAAACCAGAAGCAGAAACAAACGATAAGGGTTCTGAGGCCAAGCGGGCATCTGAGGAACAGAAATCAACTTTTGGGCGCCTCCGTGTCCTCACAGCTCCTCCAATGAGTGTACATGACCTAACAGGGGGTGGGGGCCATAGCCCGCAAGGGCCTGATTTATCAGTGAAGCAAGAACAATATGCTACTAGCACCAATGCTGGCCTCGCCGCCGGGAACAGCTCGTCCTCAAAATTCTCCATCAACCAGCACGGTCAAATCTTTGGGATGGCTGTCATGCCGCCAGTAAATCGCCGTTCGGCAACATCAACCAACTTACGGCCATCTTCCTCTGGAGCAAACACAAGTTCAGTTCAAAGAATCAATAGTGGGTCGACGGGCGGTGGAGGTGTTGGAACTGGAAGCAACACCGCCAGAAGCAGCGTGGCAGGTGACCATTCGGTCACCCAATTTGCTTTGATAGACGACGAGAATGTCTCTGCATTGCAACAGGTTACCAAAGGCGGAGCCCTCACGCTGGCGTCCCAATGGAAGAGCCAGTTTGATGACTCAGAGGACACCACTGATAACGAATGGAACAGAGAACCACAG TCGCAACCCAATTTGGAGCAATTGGTTAAACTGGATATTTCATTGCCCTTAAATGAAGCAAATCAGTTTTCCCCAAATGTCGTCGCTGATACAGGCAAATCAACTAATTTTCCAATCGAAGGAAAGGACAGACCAAAAAG